In Hemicordylus capensis ecotype Gifberg chromosome 4, rHemCap1.1.pri, whole genome shotgun sequence, the genomic window ggggggggaggtgaagaAGAGCCTTTCCTCCCCCAGCGCCGTCTGCTGGCCAGGCGGACGGACGCGCATTCCTGGCGGTCCCTTGGGAGGTCGCAGAGGCAGAGAAAGGCTCGCTTATGCGCGCGGCAGACACTGTCCAATTCATCCACGCTCCACCTCggcttcttcttctgctgctgctgctgcttttgctcctGGGACGCCAGGCTCGCCAGCCATGCTGCTCCTCTCGCCGCCGGCCGCGCTGCCCTCTGCGCCCCCGCTTGCTTTCgccttcctgctgctgttgctcctgctggcgGGGACCCCACCGCCCGGGGTGTCGTCGGAGAACCCCAAAGGGAAGCAGAAGGCGCTTCGCCAAAGGGAGGTGGTGGACGTGGTGagtgggcgggcggcggcggcggcggattcTGAAGTGAAGGGCAGGGCGGGGTGTGAGGGGAAAGCCCCCCCGCCGCGCGCTGGAGCCTCGAAGGGTGCGCGTGGCCCCAGGATCGCTGTGACTGACGGCGACGCAccctcccccccatcccttctAGCGCGTTGTCTCCTTGAATAATCTACACACTGCGCAAAACGAGCTGGTCGCGGGAGAAGCCGGACTTGACCACTGCAGAGCGGGGTGCTCGCATTTTAAAATGATCGCGCCTCGCTCTcgtattaaaaaacaaaccaccaaaaaaacccccacaacccTAGCATACTGAACATTTGTGCATCCGAGAGGAATTAtgcatgccttttcctgatgCTTTACTGTAGGCGGGAAACCTTTtatgtggcggcgggggggggagggggcggtatTCAGTAGTAGGACTACCTATCCACCTGTCTGAAGTGGCATAAATTCAgaattctgccccccacccctgcaagacTTGATTGAAAGTCTGTCTACTGTCATCCGGGCGCAGAGTTGCTCTCCGGCTGCTGGATTCCAGTGTCTTGATGGTTGGTAAGCGAAGAAGCAGGCAAGAACACCCCTGTGCAGACCCCCCCTTAAGTATCTCAGGAATTCCTcccccttcattttactgaaaacccctcccccccacacacacacctaataACTAATGCCTTCAATCCCCAGAACATATTTCTCGCTCCCAAAAAGTGACTTTCGCTTTCCCCACCTCAAATTTAAGTGACTTGCTCCTCAAGGTGTCCTGCTGCACATATGCAGGACTGTATGTGCTCAGGGTCTTGTTTgaaatggcaaacctctcctcatctgcttggcatgccagGAAGACATAAAGCCGACTGAGAGCCACCCTGGCATCCCTACACAGCAGCCGAGGGCCTGCTTGAAACCAGTGCAATGGTGTACACACCATCTTGCTCACCTGGCATCAAGTTTAAATCAGGTTATATGACAAGTGAGGTGAAGTACTGGTGCAGCTGGGGTGGAGTCAGCAGCTGCATCGTGTCCATTGTTCAGCCAGGAGCTCTTCATTCTTTCTGCCAAGGAAATACCCACAGCTGGAAGGCCGGGCGAGAGACAGCTGTATAATCTGCTGTGGTGTGGTGGGACTTCCTGGCAGCCGAGGATGAGTAATCTGACTGATCCACTCCGCTCTTTGTTATTACTCACTGAGTCTGGACATTCAGGGAAATGGTTAGTGGGTTTCTTCAGCATTCTTCTTCCCTGTAGCTGTTCATTTCCACCTTGGACACATCAGCAGCAGAGCTGCCCTTAGCAAGCTGTGGCCACAGTCATCATTTTCTCCTCCCCCAATCCAGTCTCCATGTGTGTGCAACGCTGAGTTGTGTGCATCTACAAAATGGTTTCCTTGAAACCAAAACTGAATGATGTAGATAGTGGCTTACTGTTTGAGAGAGAGCCAAAAGCCAAGTTTAAAATTGTTAGATCCCCCCTCCATCTGTATTGCAGATCTGCCCAGCAGAAGAGAGTAGctgttaataaacaaacaaacaagcaaactttGTTAGCTgacccataacaaactgttctctgggtggctcacaacacaacatttaaaaaataaaaaccaaccaacacacacaaaacaaaaatttacaatgcaaaattttaaaatgcaaaatacaatacaaaacatggTTAAAATGTGAAAATAAGATCAAACAGAGCAGCATAACCTTATGTTTAACTGTGTACTATATTTTTAGCATTTAATTAAATTACTTTATTTTATAAATGTGTGTAaggtgaaggtaaagttgtgctgtcgagttggtgtcaactcctggcaaccacagagctctgtagttttctttggtagaatacaggaggggtttaccattgctctctcccgtgtagtatgagatgatgcctttcaccatcttcctacagtatattgctgctgtccgatataggtgtttcccatagtgtgggaaacataccagcagggattcgaaccagcaaacccTTGCTCCCTATGCAAGTTACTTCCGTGCTGCGGCATTAGGTGGTGCTAAATATGTGTACTACCTTTCAATGTTTGCAGAGCAGAGGTTAACGTAAAAAAGTAACAATCATCACATACTGAAATACAACATTAGAAAAGATTGAATAGCACTCTTTTAAAACAGATATAAAGTTTTTAAACTttggaaaataaaaatatattaatttgATGTCAGAAAGATATTAGAGTAGGCCCCAGGCGAGCCTTTCTGGGGAAAGAATTCCACAGCCAAAAAGGGGAGGATGGCTGGACTTGTGATAgtgatcatgaattgtcccctctgctaagcaaggtctgccttggtttgcatttgggtgggaaacTACACGTGATTGCCTTAGGAAGGGTCAATAGTTCAGAAGAgcattgcattcagaaggtcccaggttcaattcctggcatctccaggtagggctgggaaagactccagcctgtagccttggagagcctctgccagtcagtgtagacaatactgagctagattaaccaattttctgactcagtacaaggaaGCATTCTATTTTCCTAAGAAGGCAATTTTCTCTGCCTCACCTCAAATGGTGGGAGCACCCAGAGAAGCAATTCAAAAGATGACCACAATGCCTGGGAAAGTTGATGTGGAGTAGGCATTTGTTCAGATACTTGTTCCCTAAACCTTGTAGtggctttaaaggtaagcaccaatacccagtgtttcctctaaggtgtgcgcatgtgtgtgcactcatgttttttgatgtctgctcagttaatttttgatcccgctcaggttgaatcaggaaggtcccactctgaatgcacatgcgcgcacactgccttgagactgccgcccagaacaaaactcattctgcacaaagatgaaaaaaattagagagaacactgaccaaTACTTTAACTTTTTATCAGAAACAGAccaaaagccagtgcagctgtttaagcACTGGTAAGGTGTGCTCCTAATGACCCCACCTAATGACCCCATCTAGCTGCCTAGGGGCTGTGttttgtactaactgcagtttccaaaaagAAGCAGCCCCATGTATAGTCAATGTATTGCAGCAGcctaatctggaggttaccagagcatggatagTAACCAACAGGGCTGGTGTCAGAGATCAGCGTTATTGGGCCACTGCTGAGGGCCAGGGCTCTCAGAAAGGCCCACTTTGATCCCTGAGGCCATCTCCATGCCCATGGCCTTTGTGCAGTAGTGGTAGAGTGACACTCTTGGGGACAGCACAGGTAGGAGCGGACCTATGGGGGTAACCTTGCTGAGGGCCCCCTGAAACTTGGAAGTAGCCACAGCCATCTTTTTAGGAGGGGTTCCAGCTGTCACAACATCCTCAAGTGATAAAATCTGCTCCATGCCACTGATGCTACTTGAGCTGAACCTTAGTTTCAGGTGGATCCATGCTGAATCTGTGAGTGGCCACAGACTGCCAAACTGATCCTTTAGGAAGGGTGCAACACTGTCCAGAAGAGGCTGGACTCTACATCCCTGAACAGATAACCATTCACCAACTGTTGCTCTGTCTTGTCAGGtctgagcttcagtttattagccctcGTCCAGGGATTACTGATGTCTGGGATTACTGATcccagatagtggctgacataccatgcaacactctgtgtgtgtttagtgCAACACAGAtgctgctgcatcttcctaatgCAAGTTACAAAAGTGCACACTTGCAGAACTGCCAAAAATGTGCAAGGGGTTTGCacaactcctatattgggcagcagcaatataggaagatgctgaaaggcagtaCCTCGTaatgtgtgggagaaggcaatggtaaaccactcctgtagtctaccaagaaaaccacatggctctgtggtcgccaggagtcgacacctgacttgatggcacaaccttaaTATCTGAAAAACAAGCCTTTCCTTGGTTACTTTAGAAATCACTTCTTTAGTGACGTTTGTGTCTCTGCCACACCTGAGATTTTGCCCCGCTTTTGATTACTAGTATGCTACTTCCATCCCCCACATAATGTGTGCCCAAAGCACTTCACTTACATATAATATCTTCCTGTAATCCTTGTCGTATTATCCCTGTATTGCAAATGGGAGAGTGGGCGTGAGATAAATTGGCTTGTTTAAGGCTGCTTAGTGGGCTTGTGAAAAGCAAGGCTTAGTTAaaaatggggacttcctgatttGAGAAGCAAGATCAAGCCGACTGGTTCTGTGTCCAACAGAAGCTGGCTGTGTAAACTGCAGACTGGCTGGATCTTGTGGTAATTACAAACCTACCTCTTTCCCCACTCGAAGTAATATTTCAAGTTTAAACAACGtatataattagggatgtgcacagaaccgggctggggtggcttgagggggtggggggtgccactttaaggatgggggagggtgcacttaccccttcccccgctggtgctcatcctatataataaaagcctaGACCGTGATCCCgtgtgcccgtgtctttttgggccgttctgggcatgtgcggagcgcatgcgcagatcggcccaaaaagatgcgggcggccatgttggaccaggccgCCAGAGAAGAGGAGTGCGGGCCGAGGTGGCCGCCGCCACAGCAAGaccaggaggagcagaagcggtgggtggagagtgcggccgaggaggcggcggagccgcggccttggCCAAAGGTGGTGGGCCGAGGAGTGCGGGCCGAGGTGGGGGTGGCTGCggcggggcgactagccccgatggcggTGGCGGCCGCCACGGCAAAAaagccgggaggagcagaagcggcgggcggagagtgcggccgaggagTGCGCCCAAGGCGGGTGAGGTGGCAGCTGGCAACCCCCccacactagagcccgttattacaacgggctaacaCATACTAgttttccataaaagccttcggggcggcagtgtacctccctgtggcccctcccccctcttcggccagaagtaccaggtgtgTGTGCGCCCATCTGACGTGCACGGATGTGCGATGTGCGCACCctcacctggtacttctggccgaagagggggaaggggcggcagggaggtacactgccacgtcaaaggcttttatggaaaatgaTCACCGGTGGTGGAAAagtgcccttaaagtggcacctctCCCAGCTtcgtaacctccccccccccccggtatttgatcctgttcggaggcccataaaagggcctccaaacagggttgtgcacatccctagctataaTATGATGCATACCAAATGAACACttaagctatatatatatatctcagagGAAGTGAGCatgggttttttaaatcttttaaatataatatataaaatatattttatttttatataatataaatttatataatttatattataatttacaattatataatttatattataatatatacaCTATATTATAATATcaatataataattttattttatataaaatatattttatttttaaatatgcaCCTATAAaattttaaagggaaaaaagCCAAAGCCAAAAGAAGCTAAAactgtggtgggagggggagcaaaaaTTAGCATTTGATTCAGAGCTAGGTACATATGCCATTAGAGGAGCAAAGCTGGGGAAAGCATAACTTGCTCCATAGCAGAAAAACTCATACTAGTTCTTCTAGGGAGTTACACAGGGTTGCTGTCTGACCTGGAAACATTTATAGGggttagggcaggcctgctcaactttgcccccccccagctgattttggacaactcccacaatccccagtcacagtggccaatagcgaggcattatgggagttgtaggcccacatctgcaggaggactgaagttgggcagccctgagtTAGGGAAATTTCACCCAAGTTGCTCTGGCTTATTGACTGAAAGTGGTTCTCAGCTTGTGTGATAGTTCCTCTTTTGGCCAGAGCTGAGTGATCTCACACACAGGTTGAATCTCTGCCTAATTTACAGTTCAGGATCTGCTGCAGGCCTGAAGCCGGACACCTTGTTCCAATAGGCCGTCACATAATAAAGAGTGTCCATCTCCTGGAACAAATTGTAGCCTTTACTTTTCCTTAGTTTGTGTTGTGTTAGGAAGTAGACCAAAGTGTTCTCCTCCCTTCTCGCCCCTCCCCCACCAATACATGATTTTGCTTTTCAGTATAATGGGATGTGTTTGCAAGGACCTAATGGTGTTCCTGGAAGGGATGGAAATCCTGGAGTCAATGGCATCCCTGGAACCCCTGGTATCCCTGGCAGAGATGGGTTTAAAGGAGAAAAAGGCGAATGTGTGCGAGAAAGCTTTGAGGAGTCCTGGACACCCAACTATAAACAGTGTTCCTGGAGTGCTCTGAACTATGGCATAGACCTTGGAAAAATTGCAGTAAGCAAGCACTATTATACTATATAACATAACCACATGCTTCAAATGTACTCAAGATGGATAAGGTTAAAAAGGTGTGGTGAGAAATACTGCTTTGGCTTGGTCACTCCTCTCCTAGATGCCAGCTGCTCACACAGGCAGCAAAAAAATGTTATGTTGGCATACCACTGGGACCTCTCAAAAATAGATGATAAAAATACTGTAAATCCTTAGTAAGCCTTAGGTAGCTggatttaacatttttttaaaacctagaGCAttccaacacagagagagaggctgGCTGGAATTAAAGGAAGCCAATTTTCTGTCTTTGCAAACCCTATATGGAAAACATTTGAAATGAAACTGGTGCCCATTTCAGCAACTAATGCCATTATGTCAATGAATGATTCTTAAGTAaatatattacttttattataaGACTGCCAGCCAGTTGTTCTGGTCTGAGAATTATTCATCACCTAATGAAAACTGCTTTTTGGCAAGGGGGAAGTACTTTCATCTCAGTCTTAGACCCTGTATGATTTTAACTAAAACGATGTCTGATCATGATTAAGTAAGAACAAAAAGCCTACAGTGAACATTGTTTGGGGAGGGGATCCACCATCCAAAGTAAGGCAATACTTTTATTGGCACCAACTAAAGTcataactagggttgccaacattccattgtcAGAATAAGGGACATGAGAAAAGGAATATGTGGGGGTAATCAGGAGCCTGAGTAGCAAGGCTGTCTGTGTTTTAACCACTTTCAATTTAAACTagttacaacttagattgcttctcctctgcttattgatgtAACCATGATTAGCTGAGCTCACTGTGACATAATTTTGTTTTCTATTaagagaagcattgttagccaggtttcacacatgagcactatcCAGTAATAATCACTTGCATGATTTTCTTGATCCTGATTGATACCTGAACGAACAGCCTTACAGAACTTCTCAACTACTGTACCAGTGCAGCTGGGAAGCAGCAATTTATAAACACCCTCTTCTTCTCCataaagccctctgtgccacttgaaattatgtccctgaaggtcatgaAGCCCTTGGAGACACATTtttaggaggcacagagggctcccTAAGGAAGGgaaggacattaaaaaaaattgatacaCTGGTGCTgttagttggaaagttctgttaggctgctctttcattgtactggtgcatccttgctttgtTTGCCAGCCACTTTCCAAACAGTAGAGATATAAACCCTTTCCTCTCATCATTTAAAAGTTCTGTGTGGTACTGGATCTTTTGAAAGAGTTCCATATGTCTTGGCTTTCCAACCATCACAGAATGGCAAATACATTTCTGGAATGATTGCTGTGCCTCTGGCAGCGTATATGTGCCTTTTGAGTACCACATGCATGCATATTTTCTTGAGGTCATAGGAAAAAGTCACCAAGCAGTAGGAAGAAAATGATTGTGTGAGTTTACTATAAGATACTGGATATGAACTCTGCCCCCTTGAGATTCACCTCAGAAGTTTGTGGCATGAAACAGTTGAGAACTATGTGGAGGTTGTGGGGGGAACCTATAAAAATTATCAGATTTTTAACACAACTAAATATAAATTGAGTATACTCAATGCAGCACTTCTTATTTTTAGGAATGCACATTC contains:
- the CTHRC1 gene encoding collagen triple helix repeat-containing protein 1 yields the protein MLLLSPPAALPSAPPLAFAFLLLLLLLAGTPPPGVSSENPKGKQKALRQREVVDVYNGMCLQGPNGVPGRDGNPGVNGIPGTPGIPGRDGFKGEKGECVRESFEESWTPNYKQCSWSALNYGIDLGKIAECTFTKMRTNSALRVLFSGSLRLKCKNACCQRWYFTFNGAECSGPLPIEAIIYLDQGSPEFNSTINIHRTSSVEGLCEGIHAGLVDVAIWVGTCSDYPRGDASTGWNSVSRIIIEELPK